A section of the Sulfurihydrogenibium subterraneum DSM 15120 genome encodes:
- the radC gene encoding RadC family protein produces MKQNRVIYKKPIKDLPKDLLPREKALKYGLSSLSDEELLAISLGSGTKGINVIGLSQKILNGKSFKDLKNLSLEELQKIKGIGTTKALQILSIIEIAKRMENDEEKIKITSVSDVYNFLKYLSKESQEHMVGIYLNSSNELIAKEVIAKGSLNVVRVLPRDILYYALKYNCNGIIIAHNHPNGSSRPSEEDINFTKKLSQLALEMGFEILDHIIVGKNDYFSFAEKGLL; encoded by the coding sequence ATGAAACAAAATAGGGTAATCTATAAAAAACCTATTAAAGATTTACCAAAAGATTTATTACCAAGGGAGAAGGCTCTTAAATATGGGCTTTCTTCCTTATCTGATGAAGAACTTTTAGCTATATCTTTAGGCTCTGGAACAAAAGGGATAAACGTAATAGGATTATCTCAAAAGATACTAAACGGTAAATCATTTAAAGATTTAAAAAACTTATCTTTAGAAGAACTGCAAAAAATAAAAGGAATTGGTACAACAAAAGCTCTTCAAATCTTATCTATTATAGAGATTGCCAAAAGGATGGAAAATGATGAAGAAAAAATAAAAATAACCTCTGTATCAGATGTCTACAACTTTTTAAAGTACCTGTCTAAAGAGTCTCAAGAACATATGGTTGGAATCTATCTAAACAGCTCTAACGAGCTTATAGCAAAAGAAGTTATAGCCAAAGGGTCTTTAAATGTTGTAAGGGTTCTTCCAAGGGATATTCTTTACTATGCGTTAAAGTATAACTGTAATGGAATAATAATAGCACACAACCACCCAAACGGCTCAAGCAGACCTTCCGAAGAGGACATAAACTTTACTAAAAAGCTTTCTCAACTTGCACTTGAGATGGGTTTTGAAATTTTAGACCACATAATTGTTGGAAAAAACGATTACTTTAGTTTTGCTGAAAAAGGATTACTTTAA